A genomic region of Nitrosomonas ureae contains the following coding sequences:
- the rpsD gene encoding 30S ribosomal protein S4: protein MAKNLEPKCKQCRREGEKLFLKGGKCFTDKCAIERRNYPPGQHGQKKGRTSDYGGQLREKQKIRRIYGILEKQFRNIYKVADKQRGITGDNLLQLLEGRLDNVAFHMGFGASRSEARQIVRHNGILINGNRVNIPSYRVKAGDTVEVAEKAKEQLRIKNALEMANNRNFPTWIEVDAKAMKGIFKTKPERSDLPATINESLIVELYSK from the coding sequence TTGGCAAAGAATCTTGAACCAAAATGTAAACAATGTAGACGCGAAGGCGAAAAGCTTTTTTTAAAAGGTGGAAAGTGTTTTACTGATAAATGTGCGATAGAACGGAGAAATTATCCACCAGGACAACACGGTCAGAAGAAAGGGAGAACCTCAGATTATGGCGGTCAGTTACGAGAAAAACAAAAAATAAGAAGGATATATGGAATTTTAGAAAAACAATTCCGAAATATTTATAAAGTTGCGGATAAGCAGCGCGGTATAACAGGCGATAATCTTCTTCAATTACTTGAGGGTCGTTTGGATAACGTTGCTTTTCATATGGGATTTGGAGCATCTAGATCTGAAGCGAGACAGATTGTTAGGCATAATGGTATTTTAATAAATGGCAATCGTGTCAATATTCCTTCATATAGAGTAAAAGCTGGAGATACTGTTGAAGTTGCAGAAAAAGCAAAAGAGCAATTGCGAATTAAGAATGCACTTGAAATGGCAAATAATCGTAATTTTCCAACATGGATTGAAGTTGATGCTAAAGCAATGAAAGGAATTTTTAAGACAAAACCTGAGCGATCTGATTTACCTGCGACGATTAATGAATCTTTGATTGTCGAATTGTATTCTAAGTAA
- a CDS encoding DNA-directed RNA polymerase subunit alpha codes for MYGTDLLTPRIIDVQNISPLHAKVVMEPFERGYGHTLGNALRRILLSSMTGYAPTEITIAGVLHEYSALDGVQEDVVDILMNIKGIVLKLHNNDEVILSLKKSGKGIVTAADIELSHDVEIINPEHVIAHLTSEGKIDVQLKVEKGRGYAPANIRKSGINEKNSIGTILLDASFSPIRRVSYSVESARVEQRTDLDKLIVDIETNGAVEPEEAIRFAARVLVQQLSVFADLESTPLPKEKPQAPQIDPILLRPVDDLELTVRSANCLKVENIYYIGDLIQRTEAELLRTPNLGRKSLNEIKEVLASRELTLGMKLDNWPPANLDSVSKENNHAAQ; via the coding sequence ATGTACGGTACAGATTTGCTAACGCCAAGAATTATTGATGTTCAAAATATATCTCCTCTTCATGCAAAAGTTGTCATGGAGCCCTTTGAGCGTGGTTATGGGCATACATTAGGAAATGCGTTGCGCCGGATATTATTGTCTTCTATGACAGGGTATGCTCCCACAGAAATTACAATCGCTGGTGTATTGCATGAATATTCAGCACTGGATGGTGTGCAAGAAGATGTCGTAGATATACTAATGAATATAAAAGGTATCGTCTTAAAGCTACATAATAATGATGAAGTAATACTTTCATTAAAGAAATCCGGCAAAGGAATTGTTACCGCTGCAGATATTGAACTTAGCCACGATGTTGAAATAATTAACCCCGAGCATGTAATTGCACATTTGACATCAGAAGGAAAGATTGATGTACAGCTTAAGGTGGAAAAAGGGAGAGGTTATGCTCCTGCTAATATTAGAAAAAGTGGCATTAATGAAAAGAATAGCATAGGTACTATATTATTAGATGCTTCTTTTAGTCCAATTAGACGTGTAAGTTATTCGGTTGAGAGTGCTCGTGTTGAGCAGCGAACTGATTTGGATAAACTGATTGTTGACATTGAAACAAATGGTGCAGTTGAGCCTGAAGAAGCAATACGTTTTGCTGCTCGAGTTTTAGTTCAACAATTATCTGTTTTTGCTGATCTTGAAAGCACACCTCTACCAAAAGAAAAACCACAAGCTCCACAGATCGACCCTATACTACTCCGACCCGTTGATGATCTAGAGCTAACGGTAAGATCGGCTAATTGTTTGAAAGTGGAAAATATTTACTATATAGGAGATTTAATTCAGAGAACTGAAGCTGAATTACTCAGAACGCCAAATTTAGGAAGGAAATCACTGAACGAAATTAAAGAAGTTTTAGCATCAAGAGAACTTACATTAGGAATGAAATTAGATAATTGGCCACCAGCTAACCTTGATAGTGTTTCAAAGGAAAATAATCATGCGGCACAGTAA
- the rplQ gene encoding 50S ribosomal protein L17, with translation MRHSNALRKLNRTSSHRKAMFQNMSNSLLRYEVIRTTLPKAKELRRYVEPMITLGKKPSLANRRLAFNRLRDRESVTKLFSELGPRYVSRPGGYIRILKYGYRKGDNAPMALVELVGRPVYEAESTSTSINTEGN, from the coding sequence ATGCGGCACAGTAATGCTTTGAGGAAATTGAACCGAACGAGTAGTCATAGAAAGGCTATGTTCCAGAATATGAGTAATTCGTTGTTGCGTTATGAGGTCATTAGAACAACGTTACCTAAAGCTAAAGAACTAAGAAGATATGTTGAGCCTATGATTACTTTAGGAAAAAAACCTTCACTTGCAAATCGTAGATTAGCTTTTAATAGATTACGCGATCGCGAAAGCGTAACAAAATTATTTTCTGAGTTGGGACCTCGTTATGTTTCTCGCCCTGGAGGATATATTCGGATTCTTAAGTATGGTTACAGGAAGGGAGATAATGCTCCAATGGCTTTGGTAGAGCTAGTTGGTAGACCAGTATATGAAGCTGAATCTACATCTACATCAATTAATACTGAAGGTAATTAA
- a CDS encoding biotin--[acetyl-CoA-carboxylase] ligase, with protein sequence MLNVLNDGLNHSANSLAKYFKCSLASIHFLVSQLQKYNVDVVNIDGYGIRLNKPIVWLDTELIARHTLMKSERFDLRLFDIIDSTNNYLLSQLKRNTLIQRSSPVVIAEFQTNGRGREGRIWQCGFGNGLMFSLCWRFEKGVSDLSGLSLVVGIAILRVLRSYSIPNINIKWPNDILCNYYKLAGILIEIRGEVCGPSCAVIGIGINFNLSKSIIPLIGQRVTDLSSVTGNLIDRNLVLGKLLSELYNVLDDFAYYGFSYFKKEWISYHSYEGCEVDLIIPNGLTITGIVDGVTDDGAICLLTLEGRKSFNVGNISIRPRIQ encoded by the coding sequence TTGTTAAATGTACTGAATGATGGATTGAATCATTCAGCAAATTCTTTAGCAAAATATTTTAAATGTTCGTTAGCTTCGATACATTTCTTAGTGAGCCAATTACAGAAATATAATGTTGATGTAGTAAATATTGATGGATATGGGATTCGATTAAATAAGCCAATAGTATGGTTAGATACTGAGCTGATTGCTCGACATACATTGATGAAGTCAGAAAGATTCGATCTTAGATTGTTCGATATTATAGATTCGACAAATAATTATCTTCTTAGTCAATTAAAAAGAAATACATTAATTCAGCGTTCAAGCCCGGTTGTTATTGCAGAATTTCAAACAAATGGAAGAGGGCGAGAGGGTCGTATTTGGCAATGCGGTTTTGGTAATGGATTAATGTTCTCACTATGTTGGCGTTTTGAAAAAGGAGTATCTGATCTATCTGGTTTGAGTTTAGTCGTTGGTATTGCAATTTTAAGAGTTTTAAGATCTTATTCTATTCCAAATATCAACATAAAATGGCCAAATGATATTCTATGTAATTATTATAAATTGGCTGGTATTTTAATAGAAATTCGCGGTGAAGTGTGCGGACCATCGTGCGCGGTAATAGGCATCGGCATAAATTTTAATCTTTCTAAATCAATTATACCTTTGATTGGTCAGAGAGTTACTGATTTGTCAAGTGTAACTGGTAATTTAATCGATCGAAATCTAGTGTTAGGCAAGCTATTATCAGAACTATATAATGTTCTTGATGATTTCGCATACTATGGCTTTTCTTATTTTAAAAAAGAATGGATTAGTTATCATTCTTACGAAGGATGTGAAGTTGATTTGATCATTCCAAATGGCTTGACAATAACAGGTATAGTTGACGGAGTAACAGATGATGGTGCCATCTGCTTGTTAACTCTGGAAGGAAGGAAGTCATTTAATGTAGGTAACATTTCGATCCGACCTAGGATTCAGTAA
- a CDS encoding type III pantothenate kinase gives MSSILAIDSGNSNIKWGLYSDDQWLKQGNVFYKNVSILENEFIKISRPTSIIISHVARDETKNQINNLISLWSTKPQWLCASGSRCSVINGYTNPRQLGSDRWAALIAAWKIEKKPCLVINTGTAVTIDVLSESGKFLGGVILPGFHLMTKSLMAGTQLTNIELGRYEDFPANTENAIQTGMLHCILGAIDRMYNLLLSNANLVSANCIISGGNSSLLIPFFKLPIKVINNLVLEGLIIVANDTLKNSESNFLL, from the coding sequence ATGTCCTCTATACTTGCCATCGATTCTGGAAATTCGAATATAAAATGGGGATTGTATAGTGATGATCAATGGTTAAAACAGGGCAATGTATTTTACAAAAATGTTTCTATCCTAGAAAACGAATTCATAAAGATCTCGCGGCCAACTTCCATTATTATTTCTCATGTTGCTCGTGATGAAACTAAAAATCAAATAAATAACTTAATTTCTCTTTGGTCCACGAAACCACAATGGTTATGCGCTAGTGGGTCTAGATGTAGTGTGATTAACGGTTATACTAATCCGAGGCAGTTAGGAAGTGATCGTTGGGCAGCTCTAATTGCAGCTTGGAAAATTGAGAAGAAGCCCTGCTTAGTTATTAACACAGGAACAGCGGTGACAATTGATGTTCTTTCGGAGTCTGGTAAATTTCTTGGTGGGGTTATACTACCTGGATTTCATTTAATGACTAAAAGCCTTATGGCAGGCACTCAACTTACTAATATTGAATTGGGTCGCTACGAAGATTTTCCTGCTAATACCGAAAATGCGATACAAACTGGAATGTTGCATTGCATACTAGGCGCTATTGATCGAATGTACAATCTTTTGTTATCAAATGCAAACCTCGTTTCTGCCAATTGCATCATAAGTGGTGGAAATTCTTCATTATTAATACCTTTTTTTAAACTTCCAATTAAAGTTATTAATAATTTAGTGTTAGAAGGTTTGATAATAGTTGCTAATGACACATTAAAAAATTCAGAGTCTAATTTTTTGCTATAA
- the yihA gene encoding ribosome biogenesis GTP-binding protein YihA/YsxC, whose amino-acid sequence MPHLLNATFYTSAHERRDLPKHSGIEIAFSGRSNAGKSSAINALTNRNHLAFVSKTPGRTQLINFFQLASNQFLVDLPGYGYAKVPEHVRLHWKNLLSNYLQTRNSLRGLILVMDIRHPLKPQDIQMLDWFSSTGKVIHILLTKADKLSKQQANIILQKVALFIKEFYPQCSVQLFSSKTNIGVEDAMIVITEWLRIN is encoded by the coding sequence ATGCCTCATTTATTGAATGCGACTTTTTATACTTCTGCGCATGAGAGACGGGATTTACCCAAGCATTCCGGTATTGAAATTGCGTTTTCTGGACGATCAAATGCTGGAAAATCAAGCGCTATCAATGCATTAACTAATAGAAATCACTTGGCATTTGTTAGTAAGACCCCAGGACGCACACAACTAATCAATTTTTTTCAATTAGCATCAAATCAATTTCTTGTTGACTTACCTGGGTATGGTTACGCTAAAGTTCCAGAGCATGTGCGGCTACACTGGAAAAATTTATTAAGTAACTATTTGCAAACTCGTAACTCACTTAGGGGATTGATATTAGTAATGGATATTCGTCATCCTCTGAAACCTCAGGATATTCAGATGCTTGACTGGTTCTCATCGACAGGAAAAGTAATTCATATCTTATTAACTAAAGCTGATAAATTGAGCAAACAGCAAGCAAATATTATTTTACAAAAAGTAGCTCTTTTTATAAAGGAATTCTATCCGCAATGCAGTGTGCAGTTATTTTCAAGTAAAACGAATATTGGTGTTGAGGATGCGATGATAGTTATAACTGAATGGCTGCGTATAAATTAG
- the hemB gene encoding porphobilinogen synthase produces MRHDKFSRNLMREAHLLPDDFIYPVFVLDGKNRSENIESMPGVVRQSIDILMVQAERCMRLGIPALAIFPVIDIEQKNLTASEAYNPDGLVPRTIRQLKTNFPELGVITDIALDPYTIHGQDGLVNQFGYVMNDETVQVLCQQALIHAQAGADIVAPSDMMDGRISAIRNSLDNHKLIHTRILAYSAKYASSFYGPFRDAVGSSKNLGTGNKYTYQMDPANSDEALWEVGLDLEEGADMVMIKPGMPYLDIIRRVKDQFRAPTFVYQVSGEYAMLKASVINGWLNEESCVLESLLAFKRAGADGILTYYAVEAAEWLKKT; encoded by the coding sequence ATGCGGCACGATAAGTTCTCTCGTAATTTGATGCGAGAAGCTCATCTTCTGCCAGATGATTTTATTTACCCGGTTTTTGTTTTAGATGGAAAAAATCGTAGTGAAAATATCGAATCAATGCCTGGAGTAGTGAGGCAGAGTATCGATATTTTAATGGTTCAGGCAGAGCGATGCATGCGCCTTGGTATTCCAGCACTTGCTATTTTTCCAGTTATAGATATCGAGCAGAAGAATCTAACAGCTAGCGAGGCATATAATCCTGACGGACTTGTGCCGCGAACAATAAGACAACTAAAGACTAACTTTCCTGAGTTGGGAGTAATTACCGATATTGCTTTGGATCCATATACAATTCACGGTCAAGATGGTTTGGTCAATCAGTTTGGTTATGTGATGAACGATGAAACAGTACAAGTTCTTTGTCAGCAAGCATTGATTCATGCTCAGGCAGGTGCAGATATCGTTGCTCCTTCGGATATGATGGATGGGCGTATTTCAGCAATTAGAAATAGTTTAGACAATCATAAACTTATTCATACGCGCATTCTAGCCTATTCTGCTAAGTACGCCTCGAGTTTTTATGGCCCATTTCGTGATGCTGTGGGATCTTCTAAGAATCTAGGTACTGGTAACAAATATACTTATCAAATGGATCCTGCGAATTCCGATGAAGCGTTATGGGAAGTTGGATTAGATTTGGAGGAGGGTGCCGATATGGTAATGATTAAACCGGGCATGCCTTATTTAGATATCATTCGTCGTGTGAAAGATCAATTTAGGGCGCCTACATTTGTTTATCAAGTTAGTGGTGAGTATGCAATGCTCAAAGCCTCTGTAATCAACGGATGGTTAAATGAAGAATCTTGTGTATTGGAATCATTGCTTGCTTTCAAGCGCGCGGGCGCGGACGGGATTCTAACTTATTATGCTGTCGAGGCGGCTGAATGGCTCAAAAAAACTTAA
- a CDS encoding penicillin-binding protein 1A codes for MLARWLYYFFFTFSALGLIGILLAGFAALVIYSNLPSLETLTDYRPKIPLRVYSDEGLLIGEFGAERRNVVTISQVPENLKQSILAAEDDRFYEHGGVDYLGVLRAAYSNFSAGSVRQGASTITMQVARNFFLTREKTFTRKLSETLLAFKIEHNLTKDKILELYINQIYLGQRSYGFAAAAQTYFGKSLQEINIAEAAMLAGLPKAPSSYNPISNPKRAKSRQLYVLGRLYKLNYISSKELSELEKQSVPVKKRSTTSTMPAEYVAEMVRQVIYDRYREDAYNKGIKVYTTIRQLDQESAYQALRKNVIEYDRRWGYRGPEGFIDLLKNGTNQEKTLNDALDEVNDSDDIYAAVVLFAKPNKVQAYRRGGEIIEITGDGLKFVQKSLTEKKEPGKKYITPGALIRIQKDLHNVWRIVQLPEVESALVSIDSNDGAIRALVGGFDFYKNQFNHVTQAWRQPGSSFKPFIYSAALEKGFTPATIINDAPLSFSATQTGSQLWEPKNFDGKFEGPIRMRTALTKSKNLASIRILQAIGIRYAQDYITRFGFDAERHPPYLPMALGAGSVTPMQMAVGYAVFANGGFRVAPYFIKSIEDEKGNVIEQFHPISVSSGAKRVIDPRNAFIMTSMMQDVINRGTAVKAKQLGRSDLAGKTGTTSNFIDAWFCGFQKDLVTIAWIGYDEPKSLGSNETGGRVALPLWMDYMNPVLKGIPIAGYPPPNGVKTAKINSVTGFRDDYGDITEYFFSELLPPMIDSSIEFSPKVTRDVKDQLF; via the coding sequence ATGTTAGCTCGTTGGTTATATTATTTTTTCTTTACATTCTCAGCACTAGGCCTGATTGGAATCCTATTAGCAGGTTTTGCTGCATTGGTTATCTATTCAAATTTACCATCGTTGGAAACATTAACGGATTACCGTCCTAAAATTCCCTTACGGGTATACAGTGATGAAGGTCTATTAATCGGAGAATTCGGTGCAGAACGTAGAAACGTTGTAACTATTTCTCAAGTTCCAGAAAATCTAAAACAATCAATTCTGGCAGCAGAAGATGATCGTTTTTATGAACATGGTGGTGTCGACTATCTTGGCGTTCTACGAGCAGCCTATTCAAATTTTTCTGCAGGGAGTGTACGACAAGGTGCCAGCACAATAACAATGCAAGTGGCACGAAATTTTTTTCTGACAAGAGAAAAAACCTTTACCAGAAAGCTTAGTGAAACACTATTGGCTTTTAAGATTGAGCATAATCTTACTAAAGATAAAATTTTGGAGCTTTACATCAACCAAATCTATCTTGGGCAGCGTAGCTATGGCTTTGCAGCTGCAGCGCAAACATATTTCGGAAAATCTTTACAGGAAATTAATATTGCAGAAGCCGCCATGCTGGCAGGTCTTCCTAAAGCACCCTCTAGTTATAATCCTATCAGTAATCCTAAGCGAGCTAAAAGTCGGCAACTTTACGTCTTAGGAAGATTATATAAACTTAACTACATTTCTAGTAAAGAACTAAGCGAATTAGAAAAACAATCCGTTCCAGTAAAAAAACGTTCAACAACCTCCACAATGCCGGCAGAATATGTTGCCGAGATGGTTCGCCAAGTAATCTATGATCGATACCGGGAAGACGCATATAATAAAGGTATAAAGGTCTACACAACAATCCGTCAACTTGATCAAGAATCTGCTTATCAGGCTTTACGAAAAAATGTAATCGAATACGATCGGCGTTGGGGCTATCGAGGCCCTGAAGGATTTATTGATTTACTGAAGAATGGAACAAACCAAGAAAAAACATTGAATGATGCATTGGATGAAGTTAACGACAGTGACGATATTTATGCAGCAGTTGTATTGTTTGCAAAACCAAATAAAGTACAGGCTTATCGTAGAGGAGGTGAAATCATCGAAATCACGGGTGATGGGCTTAAATTTGTACAAAAATCCCTTACTGAAAAAAAAGAACCTGGGAAAAAATATATCACTCCTGGTGCATTGATCCGTATTCAGAAAGATCTTCACAATGTATGGCGTATTGTTCAATTGCCTGAAGTTGAGTCAGCGCTGGTTTCAATTGATTCCAACGATGGTGCAATACGTGCTTTGGTTGGTGGTTTTGATTTTTATAAGAATCAATTTAATCACGTTACTCAGGCATGGCGACAACCTGGATCCAGCTTCAAGCCTTTCATCTACTCTGCAGCCTTGGAAAAAGGCTTTACTCCGGCGACGATCATCAACGATGCACCCCTCTCGTTCAGTGCAACTCAGACAGGAAGCCAGTTATGGGAACCCAAAAATTTCGATGGTAAATTTGAGGGGCCGATACGTATGCGCACCGCCTTGACTAAATCAAAAAATCTTGCATCTATCCGAATATTACAAGCTATTGGCATACGCTATGCACAAGACTATATAACCCGATTTGGTTTTGATGCGGAACGCCACCCTCCTTATTTACCAATGGCGCTTGGAGCAGGTTCAGTCACACCGATGCAGATGGCTGTAGGTTATGCAGTATTCGCGAATGGCGGATTCCGTGTTGCTCCATACTTTATAAAAAGTATTGAAGATGAAAAAGGTAACGTTATTGAACAATTTCATCCCATATCAGTATCAAGTGGAGCCAAACGAGTCATTGATCCACGCAATGCATTTATTATGACAAGTATGATGCAAGACGTGATTAACCGTGGCACAGCTGTTAAAGCTAAACAGCTAGGACGCAGTGATCTCGCAGGAAAAACAGGTACTACCAGTAATTTTATAGATGCTTGGTTTTGCGGTTTCCAGAAAGATTTAGTTACTATTGCATGGATAGGATATGACGAACCCAAATCGTTAGGCAGCAATGAAACTGGCGGACGTGTTGCATTACCTCTCTGGATGGATTATATGAATCCAGTTTTAAAGGGTATTCCAATAGCTGGGTACCCGCCACCTAATGGAGTTAAGACAGCAAAAATAAATTCAGTCACAGGATTTAGAGATGATTATGGAGACATTACAGAATACTTCTTTAGTGAATTGCTTCCTCCTATGATCGACAGCTCTATTGAGTTTTCACCCAAAGTAACAAGAGATGTCAAAGATCAATTATTCTAA
- a CDS encoding pilus assembly protein PilM, which yields MFKENFAIDLGFLKMKSPPLIGVDISSSSIKMVELSLTGKGSQTYRIDRYVIESLPVDAMLDGGIANMEAVSECLLRGWKRMGTRYKNVALALPATDVITKKIIVPAGQREDDLIFQVENEASQYIPFPLDEVDLDFQITRSISDSSDEVEVLIAASRKEKVEDRVAAALSAGLKAMVMDVEPYAAQAAFELTLNQLPGGGKDQIIALVDIGATVMKVNVLLNGESIYSRDQSFGGNQLTQEIHNQFNLSLEESEAAKRSGELPKNYQADVLRPFCETLAIEVMRAIQFFYTSTQYTEVNYIFIAGGSAVIPGLDAVIAARTQVSTLILNPFATMELSSRIIPRQLNLDAPSLLIACGLALRNFDPS from the coding sequence ATGTTCAAGGAAAATTTTGCTATTGATCTGGGCTTCTTAAAAATGAAGTCTCCACCACTGATCGGTGTGGACATCAGCTCCTCCTCGATAAAAATGGTTGAGTTATCATTAACTGGTAAAGGAAGCCAAACTTATCGGATAGATCGCTATGTTATAGAGTCTTTGCCGGTAGATGCAATGCTGGATGGTGGAATCGCCAATATGGAAGCCGTGAGTGAATGCTTACTACGTGGCTGGAAGCGGATGGGAACTCGCTATAAAAATGTAGCATTAGCGTTGCCTGCAACAGATGTAATTACAAAAAAAATAATTGTTCCGGCGGGGCAGCGGGAAGATGACTTAATTTTTCAAGTGGAAAATGAGGCCAGTCAATATATTCCATTTCCATTAGATGAAGTTGATCTGGATTTTCAAATTACCAGATCAATTTCCGATAGTTCAGATGAAGTCGAAGTCCTAATTGCAGCATCACGTAAAGAGAAAGTCGAAGATCGTGTGGCAGCAGCGCTATCTGCAGGTCTGAAGGCCATGGTCATGGATGTAGAGCCATATGCGGCGCAAGCTGCATTTGAGTTAACGCTGAATCAATTGCCAGGAGGGGGGAAAGACCAGATAATCGCACTGGTTGATATCGGTGCAACGGTCATGAAAGTTAATGTGCTGCTCAATGGTGAGTCGATATATTCCCGGGATCAATCCTTTGGCGGCAATCAATTAACACAAGAAATACATAATCAATTCAATCTCTCGTTGGAAGAATCTGAAGCAGCCAAGCGTAGCGGAGAGTTACCTAAAAACTACCAGGCAGATGTTTTGCGACCATTCTGCGAGACATTGGCCATCGAAGTGATGCGTGCTATTCAGTTTTTTTATACCTCCACGCAATATACTGAAGTGAACTATATTTTTATAGCGGGTGGAAGTGCAGTCATACCCGGATTGGATGCGGTTATTGCAGCACGTACGCAAGTCAGCACTCTGATTCTGAATCCTTTTGCAACTATGGAATTGTCGAGTCGTATTATTCCGCGGCAATTGAATCTCGATGCACCCTCCCTTTTGATTGCTTGCGGTCTGGCTTTAAGAAATTTTGATCCATCATGA
- a CDS encoding PilN domain-containing protein, whose amino-acid sequence MIRINLLPHRELKRKARQQQIAALAGLAGFLGLLVVWGVHDMIAEKIEFQNSRNQYLNEQIAILDKEIAEIREIKNQTQELLTRKQIVETLQNSRSEVVHLLDQLVRLLPDGVYLQSIKQEGHNITLVGYAQSNAWVSTLMRNLESSPWLESPLLIEIKAMTINNVRQNEFNMKIKLKQAFINDAQDSSFNAAG is encoded by the coding sequence ATGATTCGTATTAACTTACTTCCTCATCGTGAACTTAAACGTAAAGCAAGACAGCAGCAAATCGCAGCACTAGCCGGATTGGCCGGGTTTTTAGGTTTGCTGGTGGTTTGGGGTGTTCATGACATGATTGCTGAAAAGATAGAATTTCAGAATAGCCGTAATCAATACTTAAATGAGCAGATTGCAATTTTGGATAAAGAGATTGCAGAGATCCGAGAAATTAAGAATCAGACACAAGAGCTGCTTACACGTAAGCAAATCGTGGAGACCTTGCAAAACAGTCGATCCGAGGTTGTTCATTTACTGGATCAATTGGTACGGCTGCTTCCCGATGGCGTATATCTGCAAAGTATCAAACAAGAGGGGCATAACATTACTTTGGTTGGATATGCGCAATCCAATGCATGGGTATCGACACTGATGCGTAATCTTGAATCTTCACCATGGCTTGAGTCGCCGTTATTGATAGAAATTAAAGCAATGACGATCAATAATGTGCGTCAAAATGAATTCAATATGAAAATAAAACTCAAGCAAGCATTCATCAATGATGCGCAAGACTCTTCTTTTAATGCTGCCGGATAA
- a CDS encoding type 4a pilus biogenesis protein PilO, whose amino-acid sequence MNNLLMELRQLDINQAGNWPAAFKIAALVILFIAIIVAGHFLVWQDQIEMLRNIHAEEETLKNAYLVKKSSAVNLSALRLQLKEIEQSLSALLKQLPDKSEMEALLVDINQAGLGRGLQFELFKPDAQETIHAFYAELPVSIRVTGSYHDIGAFASDVAQLPRIVTLNDVSILPANDGKLVLDAVAKTFRYLDEEEMLKQTGSK is encoded by the coding sequence ATGAATAATTTACTCATGGAATTGCGTCAGCTAGATATCAATCAAGCTGGGAATTGGCCGGCAGCATTTAAGATTGCCGCATTGGTAATATTATTTATTGCGATCATCGTGGCAGGACATTTTCTAGTTTGGCAAGATCAAATCGAAATGCTGAGAAATATACATGCTGAAGAAGAAACGCTAAAAAACGCTTATCTGGTTAAGAAAAGTAGCGCTGTCAATCTATCTGCTTTGCGTTTGCAGTTGAAAGAAATTGAGCAATCCCTTAGTGCGTTGCTCAAACAGCTTCCTGATAAATCGGAAATGGAAGCGCTATTGGTGGATATCAATCAAGCTGGCTTAGGTCGTGGCTTGCAGTTTGAATTATTTAAACCCGATGCGCAGGAAACGATTCATGCATTTTATGCCGAGTTGCCAGTGTCAATCCGGGTGACCGGCAGCTATCATGATATTGGCGCATTTGCCAGTGATGTTGCGCAATTGCCACGGATTGTCACGTTAAATGACGTTAGCATTTTACCTGCGAATGATGGGAAACTAGTATTGGATGCGGTTGCAAAAACATTTCGTTATCTGGATGAGGAAGAAATGTTAAAGCAGACAGGAAGCAAATAA
- a CDS encoding pilus assembly protein PilP — protein MQGKIDPLPEVVPYKSFTYQAFDIPSPFVPRKNNQVQVLTSEIQPDLNRRKEFLESYPLENLSMVGSLQQKDMIFAVIKSPDGALYRVKVGNYLGSNFGKINYISESEIKLSEIVQDGVNEWIERTSVLTLKN, from the coding sequence TTGCAAGGTAAAATTGATCCATTGCCTGAAGTTGTTCCATATAAATCTTTTACTTATCAGGCATTTGATATACCCAGTCCTTTTGTGCCGCGCAAAAATAATCAGGTACAGGTGCTTACAAGTGAAATTCAACCTGATTTGAATCGGCGTAAGGAGTTTCTGGAATCCTATCCGTTGGAGAACTTATCCATGGTTGGTTCATTACAACAGAAAGATATGATTTTTGCTGTAATAAAATCACCAGATGGAGCACTATATCGTGTCAAGGTTGGTAATTATTTAGGTTCGAATTTCGGAAAAATTAACTATATTTCGGAATCGGAAATTAAGCTATCAGAAATCGTACAAGACGGGGTGAATGAATGGATTGAAAGGACAAGTGTACTTACGCTGAAAAATTAG